The DNA region GAGCCGGCTGGTGGACGGCCCGGCGCTCGGGACGGCGCGGGTGGTGGCGCGGCGCGGGCGGCGCGCGGAGGCGCGCCTGGCGGACGCCGCCGAGGCGGCGGAGAAGGGCTTCGTGTCCGAGCTGGCGCGCAGCCCGGAGCGCGTGTTCCTGCCCGGCCGCAAGGACCCGGTGGTGCTCCGGCAGAACTCCGCCGAGCTGTTCCTGCTGGCGCGGCTGCGCGACGAGGCGCACCGCTTCGCGATCACCTTCCACCGGAAGCTGCGGCGCGAGCGGAACTTCCAGAGCGTGCTCGAGGAGATCCCCGGGATCGGCGAGGGCCGCAAGCGGGCGCTGCTGCGCCACTTCGGCGCGCTGCGCCGGGTGCGGGAGGCGACGCCCGAGGAGATCGCGCAGGTGGAGGGCTTCGGGCCGAGGCAGGCGGCGGCCGTCCACGCGTTCTTCCACCGGCCGGACGCGCCGCCGGCCGCCGCGGACGAGCCGTCCGGCGCGCCGGAGGGGACGCCTGCGGGGGGTCCCGCGGAGGCGATCCCGGACGCGGCGATCGCCGCCACCGAGGCGGAGATCGACGCCGCGCTGGCCGACGAGGATGCGTCCCCGGAGCCCGCCGCTTAAGTCGGACGGCGACCGGCCGGTTTGATAAGGTCGGGGCTCCCGAGGAGACGACATGCGGATCGCGGACGACGTCACGAAGCTCATCGGCAACACGCCGCTGGTGCGGCTGAACCGCGTGATGGACGGGGCCGGGGCGGTGGTCGCGGCCAAGCTGGAGATGCAGAACCCGGCCGGCAGCGTGAAGGACCGCATCGGCCTCTCCATGATCGAGGCGGCCGAGCGCGAGGGGCGGATCAAGGCGGACACGATCCTGCTCGAGCCCACCAGCGGCAACACCGGCATCGGCCTCGCGTGCGTCGCCGCGGCCAAGGGCTACAAGCTCGCGCTGCTCATGCCCGAGACCATGAGCGTCGAGCGGCGCAAGCTGCTGGCGGCGCTCGGGGCGGAGCTCATCCTGACGCCCGGCCCCGAGGGGATGAAGGGCGCCATCCAGCGCGCCGAGCAGCTCGCCGCGAAGGACCCGCGGTACCTCGTCCTCCAGCAGTTCGAGAACCCGGCCAACCCCGAGGTCCACCGGCGCACCACCGCCGAGGAGATCTGGCGCGACACCGACGGCGAGGTGGACGTGCTGGTGTGCGCCACCGGGACGGGCGGCACCGTGACCGGCTGCGCGCAGGTGCTGAAGCCGCGCAAGCCGTCGATCCGCATCGTGGCCGCCGAGCCGGCGGACTCGCCGGTGCTCTCCGGCGGCAAGCCCGGGCCGCACAAGATCCAGGGCTGGGGCGCCGGGTTCGTGCCGAAGGTGCTGGACACGAAGCTCCTCGACGAGATCGTCACCGTCCGTCACGAGGACGCCGGCGACATGGCCCGGCGGCTCTGCCGCGAGGAGGGGCTCCTCTCCGGCATCTCCGACGGCGGGGTGGCCTGGGCCGCGCGCGAGGTCGCGCGGCGGCCGGAGAACGCGGGCAAGCTGGTGGTGGCGGTCCTGCCGGACACCGGGGAGCGCTACCTCTCGACCTGGCTCTGGGAGGACGTGAAGTGAGCGACGGCGTGAAGGCTCCGGCGGCTCCGGCGGTGGACCAGGTGGCGCTCGCGCCGGTGGTGGACGCGCTCTGCCGCGACGCCGCGGCGGCGTTCGGCGCCGGCGGGCGGGTGACGCTGCCGTCGCGCGAGGCGGTCATCCGCGTGGTGGAGGACCTGCGGGCGGTGCTGTTCCCGGGCTACTTCGGGACCAGCGACCTGCACGACGAGAGCCTGCACTACTTCGTGGGCGCCACCCTGGCGCGCGCCATGCGCGCGCTGGAGGAGCAGATCCGGCGCGGGTTCGCGTTCACGGAGCGGCACGACCTGAACGGCTGCACGCACTGCTTCGAGGAGGCGCAGGCCGTCACCAAGGCGTTCCTCGGGCGCATGCCGGAGATCCGCCGGCTGGTCGCCTCCGACGTGGAGGCCACCTACGAGGGCGACCCGGCGCTGAAGAGCCGCGACGAGGCGATCTTCGCCTACCCGGGGATGATGGCGGTGACCAGCCAGCGCATCGCCCACGAGCTCCACGTGCTGGGCGTGCCGCTCATCCCCCGCATCATCACCGAGCACGCGCACACGCTCACCGGCATCGACATCCACCCCGGCGCGCGGATCGGCGAGCGCTTCTTCATCGACCACGGCACCGGCGTGGTGATCGGCGAGACCTCGGTCATCGGCGACCGGGTGCGGCTGTACCAGGGCGTCACGCTCGGCGCGAAGAGCTTCCCGCTCGACGAGAACGGCAACCCGATCAAGGGAATCGACCGGCACCCCATCGTCGAGGACGACGTCGTGGTATACGCCGGCGCCACCATCCTCGGCCGGATCACCATCGGCAAGGGGTCGTCGGTGGGCGGCAACGTCTGGGTCACCTCGAGCCTGCCGCCCGGCAGCCGCGTCACCCAGGCCGAGGTCCGGGAGCAGCGCTTCGCGCACGGCGCGGGCATCTGATCCGGCGCGCCCGCGCCCCTGAAAGGAATCCCCGCAGTGGCCTATCACCCGTGGCACGACGTGGAGCTGCC from Anaeromyxobacter dehalogenans 2CP-C includes:
- the epsC gene encoding serine O-acetyltransferase EpsC yields the protein MSDGVKAPAAPAVDQVALAPVVDALCRDAAAAFGAGGRVTLPSREAVIRVVEDLRAVLFPGYFGTSDLHDESLHYFVGATLARAMRALEEQIRRGFAFTERHDLNGCTHCFEEAQAVTKAFLGRMPEIRRLVASDVEATYEGDPALKSRDEAIFAYPGMMAVTSQRIAHELHVLGVPLIPRIITEHAHTLTGIDIHPGARIGERFFIDHGTGVVIGETSVIGDRVRLYQGVTLGAKSFPLDENGNPIKGIDRHPIVEDDVVVYAGATILGRITIGKGSSVGGNVWVTSSLPPGSRVTQAEVREQRFAHGAGI
- the cysK gene encoding cysteine synthase A, which codes for MRIADDVTKLIGNTPLVRLNRVMDGAGAVVAAKLEMQNPAGSVKDRIGLSMIEAAEREGRIKADTILLEPTSGNTGIGLACVAAAKGYKLALLMPETMSVERRKLLAALGAELILTPGPEGMKGAIQRAEQLAAKDPRYLVLQQFENPANPEVHRRTTAEEIWRDTDGEVDVLVCATGTGGTVTGCAQVLKPRKPSIRIVAAEPADSPVLSGGKPGPHKIQGWGAGFVPKVLDTKLLDEIVTVRHEDAGDMARRLCREEGLLSGISDGGVAWAAREVARRPENAGKLVVAVLPDTGERYLSTWLWEDVK